The following coding sequences lie in one Gloeocapsa sp. PCC 73106 genomic window:
- a CDS encoding NUDIX domain-containing protein — protein MSQESLISNSQSLANFKVGVDNVIFSVDTSANRLLVLLVKRQDQPFLGSWSLPGTLVRQGESLEGAAHRTLSEKIRVNNLYLEQLYTFGGPNRDPRESPSSFGCRYLSVSYFALVRYAEAHVLIPHHHDATWYPVPAVPSLAFDHNQILGYGYQRLRNKLEYSPIAFDVLPEVFTLNDLYQFYSTVLGENFADYSNFRTRLLKLGILCYTGAKVSRGAGRPASLYRFDAAAFSHLQDKPLVFV, from the coding sequence TTTTCTGTGGACACAAGTGCTAATCGTCTGCTAGTGTTATTAGTCAAAAGACAAGATCAACCCTTTTTAGGATCTTGGAGTTTACCCGGAACCTTAGTACGTCAGGGAGAATCCCTCGAAGGGGCCGCCCACCGTACCCTTTCTGAAAAAATTAGGGTCAATAACCTTTATTTAGAACAACTGTATACTTTTGGTGGACCCAATCGAGATCCCCGAGAATCTCCCAGTAGCTTTGGTTGTCGTTATCTCTCCGTTAGTTATTTTGCCCTAGTGCGATACGCAGAAGCCCACGTACTCATCCCGCATCATCACGATGCAACTTGGTATCCAGTTCCTGCTGTACCCTCTTTAGCTTTTGACCATAATCAGATTTTGGGTTACGGTTATCAACGCTTGCGTAACAAACTCGAATATAGTCCCATCGCCTTTGATGTCTTACCAGAGGTTTTTACCCTCAATGATTTATATCAGTTTTATAGCACCGTTTTAGGAGAAAATTTCGCCGATTACTCCAATTTTCGCACGCGTTTACTCAAATTAGGCATTTTATGCTATACAGGAGCTAAAGTTTCTCGAGGCGCTGGACGCCCGGCGAGTCTCTATCGCTTTGACGCTGCAGCTTTTAGTCACCTTCAAGATAAACCTTTAGTTTTTGTATAA